The Vicinamibacterales bacterium genome includes the window TCCGATCGTCTGGGGAGACCGCGTGTTCGTCTCCACCGCGATCGGCAGCGATCCGAAACAGGGGATCCGCACCGGCCAGTACGGCGACGTCGAACCCGTGACCGACGCCTCGAAGCACAGCTGGCACCTGATCGCACTCGACAAGGCGACCGGCAAGGTGATCTGGGACAGGATCGCGTACGAAGGCGTTCCCAGGACCAAGCGCCATCCCAAATCGAGCCAGGCGTCTGCCACGCCGGTGACCGACGGCCGGGTCGTCATCGTCTCGTTCGGGTCCGAGGGGCTCTACGCCTACGACTTCACCGGCAAGCAGCTCTGGAAGAAGGACCTCGGCGTGCTGAACGCCGGATGGTTCTTCGATCCCGACTACGAGTGGGGCATCGGCAGCTCGCCGATCATCTACAGGAACCTGGCGATCGTGCAGTGCGACATCCAGCGCGGCTCGTTCATCGCCGCGTTCGACACGCAGACCGGCAAGGAAGTCTGGCGCACGCAGCGGGACGAGATCCCGTCATGGTCGACGCCGTCGATCCTCGAGGTGGATGGCAAGGCGGAGCTCGTCACGCAGGCCACCACGTTCACGCGCGGCTACGATCCGATGACCGGCAAGGAGCTGTGGAAGTACTCGGGAAACTCCGAGATCGCCATTCCCACCCCGATCATGGGGCCGGGCTTCATCGTCATCACGAACGGCTATCGCGGCGTGCAGCCGATCGTCGCGCTCAAGCCCGGCGCCACCGGCGACATCACGCTGAAGCAGGGTGAGACGAAGAACGCGCACATCGTGTGGAGCATGCAGCGCGGCGGCCCGTACATCCCGACGCCGGTCATCTACCAGGACCAGCTGTACGTGCTGCAGGGCAACGGCGTGCTGCAGGCCTACAAGGTCGCCACCGGAGAGCGCGTCTATCAGGAGCGCCTCGGCGGCACCGGCGGCTCCTTCAGCGCGTCGCTCGTCGCCGCGGACGGGAAGCTCTACGCCACCAGCGAAGACGGCGACGTGTTCGTGATCAAGGCGGGGCCGACCTACGAGCTGCTCTCGAAGAACTCCGTCGGCGAAGTGCTGATGGCGACGCCGGCCATCTCGGACGGCCTCATCATCTTCCGCGGCCTGAAGAACGTGATCGCGATCAAGGCCGCGCCGTAACCGACGCCGCCGTCTAGGTCTGGGTCGCGATCAGAAACGCCAGCGCCACCAGTGCCAGCATCCCGCCGAGAATGGCGCTGAGCAGCCAATACTGCGGCCATCCGAGTTGGGTGAGGGGGCTGCGGGCGGTCCGCCGACGGGGATCCCGCCGCGCTTCGTCGGAGACCAGAGCGTGTGAAGCCATGAAAGCACCTCCCTACTCCGCGTCCACGCCGCAGTCTACAGCGTCACGAGGCTGACCGCCAGAGCATCCCCCACAGCATCGAACCCCATGTGGACCGTGCTCCGCAGATCGCCGGAAGGCGCGGCTCACGTCAGGATCGCGCGCGACGTCTCCTCACCGCCCGGTGATGCTGCGCAACATGTCGGTCAGCGGCCGTCCGCCGTGGTCGACCGCACCGGGAAACCGCTCTTCGACTTCTTTCGCAAGCTTCTTCGCGTCGGACGGCTTGTCGTTGGCGGCGTAGAACAGCGCGAGCTGCGCCCGCGCCAGGGCGCCGACCTGCACGCCGTCGCCGTACCAGGTATCGCTGTGGTCCTTGATCGCCGCCTGGAGGTAGGCCTCGCGCTCCGCGCCCGACGACATCTGCGCGAGGTAGAGCACCGCACTCCCGGCGCGGTTCGACTTCGGATACTCCTTGACCACGCGCTGGAGGATGCTCTTCGCCTCGGGGCCGCGCAGGTCGCGGTTCGCGGTCTGGTACAGCTCCTCGAGCGCGCGCAGGTCTTCGCGCGAATAGATCGAAAGATCCTGCCGCATCCGCTCCTGCGCGCGGGCGCGCAGCGTTTCAATCGCGGGCTTCGAATCCTGCGCCGCGGACGGCAGCGGGGTCAACAACGACAGCGCGAGCGCCGCAATCATCGTCATCATGATTCTCCTTCCCTTCAGCAGACCGACGAGCACGCGTATCTCCTGCCGCGGGGTCAGGGCCACGGGTTCATCGGGCCTGGCGCCCGGCGCCGAACGCATACAGCGTCGACTTCGTGCGCAGGTAGATCCTCCCGTCAGCGATGGCCGGCGTCGCGAAGACCTCGTCCCCAATGGGATTGACCGCCAGGATCTCCCACTCCCCCTTCGCGTCGACCACCGACGCCGTGCCGTCCTGGCTGACGAGGAACACCTTCCCGTCGGCTCCCACCGGCGACGCGAAGTACTTGTCGATCGCCCCCTTCAGCCGTCCCTGCTTCAGCACCGCGCCGGTCGCCGGATCGATCGACAGCAGGATGCCGCTGTCGTTCACCATGAACAGCACGTTCTTGTAGAGGAGCGTCGACGGCACCTGGGGCACCGGGCGCGTGTACTTCCACTTGATCGCGCCGTCGGTCATGTCTCCCTGGCCGCCCAGCCTGATCGCCAGCAGGCCGTTCTCCGACGCGAGCATCGCCCGCATCACGCCCCAGTCGGCCGAGTCCAGGAACCCGTCCCGGTTGCCGTCGAACGCCGGGAAGCCGTACTTCGGGCTCAGCATCTTGTCCAGCGCCGGCGGGCCGCCGGCCACCTCGTCGCCGCCGATCCGGCCGTCCCTGTTCCTGTCGTAGACCTTCAGTCCCTCTTCCCACGAGATCGTCGGCACCTGCTGGCCGACCTGGTTCTGCGGGAACCCCCACCCGTTGATCCACGCCGTGTCGCCGTCGATCGACACGACCGACTTCATTTCGCACGCGAGACCGCGCACCCACCACACGCGCCGCCCCGTCCGCGCGTCGTAGGCGGAGAGTTGAAACGACTCGGGGATCAGGATCTGCTTCGGCTGCCCCTTGGGCTCGTAGACCGTCGGCGTCGAGTAGCCGGAGATGACGCCGGGACGATCGATCCTGTAGCGCACCTTCCCGGTCGCCGCGTCGACGCCGAGCAGGTACGAGGCAGTGTCCTGATCGACAGGGAGGATCACCATGCCGTCGACGAGTATCGGCGAGGCGCCGAAGCCGTAGAACATGTTGAACGGCCCGAGCGGCATCCGCCACAGCTCTTTCCCGTCGGCGGTGAAGCCGATCAGCCCGAACGACTGGAAGAACGCGAACACGCGCTGCCCGTCGGTGACCGGCGACGGCGATGCCGGCCCGTTCACGTTCTCGAGCCGCTCCTGCGGCCCGCGCGGCAGCTCGCGGCGCCACAGCTCCTTCCCGGACGCGCGATCCAGCGCGAGCACGAACAGCGTCTTCGCGTCCGCGCCGGTCATGAAGATGCGCGTCT containing:
- a CDS encoding PQQ-binding-like beta-propeller repeat protein, with amino-acid sequence MIIRRPVLAAALCLALAASLSARHAEGQNWPAFRGANAAGTADGKPTAVKWNVPANENVAWKAPIGGVAVSSPIVWGDRVFVSTAIGSDPKQGIRTGQYGDVEPVTDASKHSWHLIALDKATGKVIWDRIAYEGVPRTKRHPKSSQASATPVTDGRVVIVSFGSEGLYAYDFTGKQLWKKDLGVLNAGWFFDPDYEWGIGSSPIIYRNLAIVQCDIQRGSFIAAFDTQTGKEVWRTQRDEIPSWSTPSILEVDGKAELVTQATTFTRGYDPMTGKELWKYSGNSEIAIPTPIMGPGFIVITNGYRGVQPIVALKPGATGDITLKQGETKNAHIVWSMQRGGPYIPTPVIYQDQLYVLQGNGVLQAYKVATGERVYQERLGGTGGSFSASLVAADGKLYATSEDGDVFVIKAGPTYELLSKNSVGEVLMATPAISDGLIIFRGLKNVIAIKAAP
- a CDS encoding PQQ-binding-like beta-propeller repeat protein; the protein is MLKLAALLSAALLLTSDTDWSRFRGPNGTGISNTSGLPSDFGPDKSVIWKAAVPGGHSSPVLTETRIFMTGADAKTLFVLALDRASGKELWRRELPRGPQERLENVNGPASPSPVTDGQRVFAFFQSFGLIGFTADGKELWRMPLGPFNMFYGFGASPILVDGMVILPVDQDTASYLLGVDAATGKVRYRIDRPGVISGYSTPTVYEPKGQPKQILIPESFQLSAYDARTGRRVWWVRGLACEMKSVVSIDGDTAWINGWGFPQNQVGQQVPTISWEEGLKVYDRNRDGRIGGDEVAGGPPALDKMLSPKYGFPAFDGNRDGFLDSADWGVMRAMLASENGLLAIRLGGQGDMTDGAIKWKYTRPVPQVPSTLLYKNVLFMVNDSGILLSIDPATGAVLKQGRLKGAIDKYFASPVGADGKVFLVSQDGTASVVDAKGEWEILAVNPIGDEVFATPAIADGRIYLRTKSTLYAFGAGRQAR